A single genomic interval of Pogoniulus pusillus isolate bPogPus1 chromosome 24, bPogPus1.pri, whole genome shotgun sequence harbors:
- the PTPRJ gene encoding receptor-type tyrosine-protein phosphatase eta isoform X2 encodes MRRLLLLLLLPCLLLLLLPTEVRSTTACTENCSSKDVTADTGTSSNDNLAVNSVSGNKVSGGGRWTRALADGAISDQDSVAGPSPVQDLRAEYIGETSVNLTWTVTDNSSSSYTYRIEFVNGFSGDNLTSSAPEAAITQLVPGTLYTFRVFSRVNDSEIEKGASIDLYTRPSPVQDLRAEYVGETSVNLTWTVTDSNSSSYTYRIEFVNGFSGDNLTSSAPEAAITQLVPGTLYTFTVFAGVNGSHTEGKGVSIDLYTRPSPVQDLRAEYVGETSVNLTWTVTDSNSSSYTYRIEFVNGSSGDNLTSSAPEAAITQLVPGTLYTFTVFAAVKDSHTEGEGVSIDLYTRPSPVQDLRAEYVGETSVNLTWTVTDSNSSSYTYRIEFVNGSSGDNLTSSAPEVAITQLVPGTLYTFTVFATVKDSHTEGEGVSIDLYTRPSPVQDLRAEYVGETSVNLTWTVTDSNSSSYTYRIEFVNGSSGDNLTSSAPEAAITQLVPGTLYTFTVFAGVNGSHTEGKGVSIDLYTRPSPVQDLRAEYVGETSVNLTWTVTDSNSSSYTYRIEFVNGFSGDNLTSSAPEAAITQLVPGTLYTFTVFAGVNGSHTEGEGVSIDLYTTPASVNALQCEPVAKQPSLVLKWKCPFGNNAGFTIKISKDKWIREENAPLCISEGLESNFSITSLSYFSTYNVTIVTLSSGSGVSPEVHAMCNTSITDPPAPREHPVVKAVSHSSLSVEFSDFESVNGPLKAYAVMITTGQDCESLESKLSNTYQDFKKKTTVAYVTYVINTDQTKLPAFHSENGTNIVHVGDGIKVYGYENGPLIPLHSYRASVAGFTSITFTTAEIIVGEESYVTFSPCSEAVLLPQDPGVVAGAVIGCLLGVFAVAAIGGFIFWRRRSKDKRNTDMSFSPIKSKLIKVENFESYFKKQQADSNCGFAEEYEELKSVGIHQPKFAAELAENRGKNRYNNVLPYDISRVKLLDQSSVTGDYINANYMPGYNSKKAFIAAQGPLPNTIEDFWRMIWEKNIYSIVMLTKCVEQARTKCEQYWPDEQSKSYGDIIVTMVSEIVLPEWTIRDFTVEKSNTPESHTVRQFHFTSWPDHGVPETTDLLINFRHLVHEYSSQNPIDSPTLVHCSAGVGRTGTFIAIDRLIQQMEMESTVDVYGVVYDLRMHRPLMVQTEDQYVFLNQCVMDIIRSQKDKKTDLIYQNMTAMAIYENVTPGPGFGKANGYHA; translated from the exons gTCAGATCTACAACTGCCT GCACTGAGAACTGCAGCTCAAAAGATGTAACTGCAGATACAGGAACCAGTAGCAATGATAATTTAGCAGTGAACTCTGTAAGTGGGAACAAAGTCTCTGGAGGTGGAAGATGGACCAGGGCTCTAGCTGATGGGGCAATAAGCGATCAGGACAGCGTGGCAG GGCCCAGCCCAGTTCAGGATCTCAGGGCAGAGTATATTGGGGAGACATCTGTCAACTTAACATGGACAGTGACTGACAACAGTTCCAGCTCCTACACGTACAGGATAGAGTTTGTAAATGGCTTCTCTGGTGACAACCTGACATCCAGTGCCCCCGAAGCGGCAATCACCCAGTTAGTCCCTGGGACCTTGTACACTTTCAGGGTGTTTTCAAGAGTGAATGACAGTGAGATTGAAAAAGGAGCCTCCATAGACCTGTACACAA GGCCCAGCCCAGTTCAGGATCTCAGGGCAGAGTATGTTGGAGAGACTTCTGTCAACTTAACATGGACAGTGACTGACAGCAATTCCAGCTCCTACACATACAGGATAGAGTTTGTAAATGGCTTCTCTGGTGACAACCTGACATCCAGTGCCCCCGAAGCAGCAATCACCCAGTTAGTCCCTGGGACCTTGTACACTTTCACAGTGTTTGCAGGAGTGAATGGCAGTCATACAGAAGGGAAAGGAGTGTCCATAGACCTGTACACAA GGCCCAGCCCAGTTCAGGATCTCAGGGCAGAGTATGTTGGGGAGACTTCTGTCAACTTAACATGGACAGTGACTGACAGCAATTCCAGCTCCTACACGTACAGGATAGAGTTTGTAAATGGCTCCTCTGGTGACAACCTGACATCCAGTGCCCCCGAAGCGGCAATCACCCAGTTAGTCCCTGGGACCTTGTACACTTTCACAGTGTTTGCAGCAGTGAAGGACAGTCATACAGAAGGAGAAGGAGTGTCCATAGACCTTTACACAA GGCCCAGCCCAGTTCAGGATCTCAGGGCAGAGTATGTTGGGGAGACTTCTGTCAACTTAACATGGACAGTGACTGACAGCAATTCCAGCTCCTACACGTACAGGATAGAGTTTGTAAATGGCTCCTCTGGTGACAACCTGACATCCAGTGCCCCCGAAGTGGCAATCACCCAGTTAGTCCCTGGGACCTTGTACACTTTCACAGTGTTTGCAACAGTGAAGGACAGTCATACAGAAGGAGAAGGAGTGTCCATAGACCTGTACACAA GGCCCAGCCCAGTTCAGGATCTCAGGGCAGAGTATGTTGGGGAGACTTCTGTCAACTTAACATGGACAGTGACTGACAGCAATTCCAGCTCCTACACGTACAGGATAGAGTTTGTAAATGGCTCCTCTGGTGACAACCTGACATCCAGTGCCCCCGAAGCGGCAATCACCCAGTTAGTGCCTGGGACCTTGTACACTTTCACAGTGTTTGCAGGAGTGAATGGCAGTCATACAGAAGGGAAAGGAGTGTCCATAGACCTGTACACAA GGCCCAGCCCAGTTCAGGATCTCAGGGCAGAGTATGTTGGAGAGACTTCTGTCAACTTAACATGGACAGTGACTGACAGCAATTCCAGCTCCTACACGTACAGGATAGAGTTTGTAAATGGCTTCTCTGGTGACAACCTGACATCCAGTGCCCCCGAAGCGGCAATCACCCAGTTAGTCCCTGGGACCTTGTACACTTTCACAGTGTTTGCAGGAGTGAATGGCAGTCATACAGAAGGAGAAGGAGTGTCCATAGACCTGTACACAA CTCCTGCCTCAGTGAATGCACTTCAGTGTGAACCAGTGGCCAAGCAACCTTCCCTAGTGCTGAAATGGAAATGTCCTTTTGGTAACAATGCTGGCTTCACAATTAAAATATCTAAGGACAAATGGataagagaagaaaatgctCCACTCTGCATCAGTGAAGGCTTGGAGAGTAACTTCAGCATCACATCTTTATCTTATTTCAGCACCTATAATGTTACTATTGTAACTCTTTCAAGTGGTTCTGGTGTAAGCCCTGAAGTTCATGCAATGTGCAACACAAGCATTACTG ACCCACCTGCTCCAAGAGAACATCCTGTAGTGAAGGCAGTCAGTCACAGCTCGTTGTCTGTTGAATTCTCTGATTTTGAGTCGGTGAATGGACCATTAAAAGCCTATGCAGTAATGATCACAACAGGGCAAG aTTGTGAGTCTTTGGAGTCTAAATTGAGCAACACATACCAAGATTTCAAGAAGAAGACCACAGTTGCCTATGTGACATATGTCATAAATACAGACCAGACAAAGTTACCTGCTTTCCATTCTGAGAATGGCACAAACATTGTTCATGTGGGCGATGGGATCAAAGTGTACGGCTATGAGAATGGACCCTTGATTCCGCTTCATTCATACAG GGCAAGTGTTGCAGGTTTCACTAGTATAACTTTTACCACAGCCGAAATCATTGTGGGAGAAGAGAGTTATGTGACTTTTTCACCTTGCTCTGAGGCAGTTTTGCTACCCCAAGATCCAG GTGTTGTTGCTGGAGCTGTCATTGGATGCCTTTTAGGTGTATTTGCTGTAGCAGCTATAGGGGGTTTCATattctggagaaggagaag CAAAGATAAAAGAAATACTGACATGTCCTTTTCTCCAATAAA ATCAAAACTGATTAAAGTGGAGAACTTTGAGTCCTACTTTAAGAAGCAGCAAGCTGACTCCAACTGTGGGTTTGCTGAAGAGTATGAG GAACTCAAGTCTGTTGGCATTCATCAGCCTAAATTTGCTGCTGAACTTGCTgagaacaggggaaaaaatagataCAACAATGTCTTACCAT ATGATATTTCTCGTGTGAAACTTTTGGATCAAAGCTCTGTAACTGGTGATTATATCAATGCAAACTATATGCCT GGCTACAACTCCAAGAAGGCTTTTATTGCTGCACAGGGTCCTTTGCCCAATACAATAGAAGACTTCTGGCGCATGATTTGGGAGAAGAACATCTACTCCATTGTTATGTTGACCAAGTGTGTTGAACAAGCCCGG ACAAAATGTGAGCAGTACTGGCCAGACGAACAGTCCAAGAGCTATGGTGACATTATTGTGACAATGGTTTCAGAGATTGTGCTTCCAGAATGGACAATAAGGGACTTCACTGTAGAAAAG TCCAACACACCAGAGAGCCACACTGTGCGTCAGTTCCACTTCACCTCCTGGCCAGATCACGGAGTGCCAGAGACAACAGACCTTCTCATCAACTTCAGACACCTTGTTCATGAGTACAGCAGTCAGAATCCAATTGACTCCCCTACGCTGGtgcactgcag TGCTGGCGTTGGGAGGACAGGGACGTTCATCGCCATTGACCGCCTGATCCagcagatggagatggagagcaCTGTGGATGTGTACGGGGTGGTGTACGACCTTCGCATGCACCGGCCGCTGATGGTGCAGACTGAG GACCAGTATGTCTTCCTGAACCAGTGTGTTATGGATATTATTAGATCCCAGAAAGACAAGAAAACTGATCTTATTTACCAAAACATGACAGCAATGGCAATCTATGAGAATGTCacacctgggccaggctttggGAAGGCCAATGGCTACCACGCATAG
- the PTPRJ gene encoding receptor-type tyrosine-protein phosphatase eta isoform X3, with amino-acid sequence MRRLLLLLLLPCLLLLLLPTEVRSTTACTENCSSKDVTADTGTSSNDNLAVNSVSGNKVSGGGRWTRALADGAISDQDSVAGPSPVQDLRAEYVGETSVNLTWTVTDSNSSSYTYRIEFVNGSSGDNLTSSAPEAAITQLVPGTLYTFTVFAAVKDSHTEGEGVSIDLYTRPSPVQDLRAEYVGETSVNLTWTVTDSNSSSYTYRIEFVNGSSGDNLTSSAPEVAITQLVPGTLYTFTVFATVKDSHTEGEGVSIDLYTRPSPVQDLRAEYVGETSVNLTWTVTDSNSSSYTYRIEFVNGSSGDNLTSSAPEAAITQLVPGTLYTFTVFAGVNGSHTEGKGVSIDLYTRPSPVQDLRAEYVGETSVNLTWTVTDSNSSSYTYRIEFVNGFSGDNLTSSAPEAAITQLVPGTLYTFTVFAGVNGSHTEGEGVSIDLYTRPSPVQDLRAEYVGETSVNLTWTVTDSNSSSYTYRIEFVNGFSGDNLTSSAPEAAITQLIPGTLYTFTVFAGVNGSHTEGKGVSIDLYTTPASVNALQCEPVAKQPSLVLKWKCPFGNNAGFTIKISKDKWIREENAPLCISEGLESNFSITSLSYFSTYNVTIVTLSSGSGVSPEVHAMCNTSITDPPAPREHPVVKAVSHSSLSVEFSDFESVNGPLKAYAVMITTGQDCESLESKLSNTYQDFKKKTTVAYVTYVINTDQTKLPAFHSENGTNIVHVGDGIKVYGYENGPLIPLHSYRASVAGFTSITFTTAEIIVGEESYVTFSPCSEAVLLPQDPGVVAGAVIGCLLGVFAVAAIGGFIFWRRRSKDKRNTDMSFSPIKSKLIKVENFESYFKKQQADSNCGFAEEYEELKSVGIHQPKFAAELAENRGKNRYNNVLPYDISRVKLLDQSSVTGDYINANYMPGYNSKKAFIAAQGPLPNTIEDFWRMIWEKNIYSIVMLTKCVEQARTKCEQYWPDEQSKSYGDIIVTMVSEIVLPEWTIRDFTVEKSNTPESHTVRQFHFTSWPDHGVPETTDLLINFRHLVHEYSSQNPIDSPTLVHCSAGVGRTGTFIAIDRLIQQMEMESTVDVYGVVYDLRMHRPLMVQTEDQYVFLNQCVMDIIRSQKDKKTDLIYQNMTAMAIYENVTPGPGFGKANGYHA; translated from the exons gTCAGATCTACAACTGCCT GCACTGAGAACTGCAGCTCAAAAGATGTAACTGCAGATACAGGAACCAGTAGCAATGATAATTTAGCAGTGAACTCTGTAAGTGGGAACAAAGTCTCTGGAGGTGGAAGATGGACCAGGGCTCTAGCTGATGGGGCAATAAGCGATCAGGACAGCGTGGCAG GGCCCAGCCCAGTTCAGGATCTCAGGGCAGAGTATGTTGGGGAGACTTCTGTCAACTTAACATGGACAGTGACTGACAGCAATTCCAGCTCCTACACGTACAGGATAGAGTTTGTAAATGGCTCCTCTGGTGACAACCTGACATCCAGTGCCCCCGAAGCGGCAATCACCCAGTTAGTCCCTGGGACCTTGTACACTTTCACAGTGTTTGCAGCAGTGAAGGACAGTCATACAGAAGGAGAAGGAGTGTCCATAGACCTTTACACAA GGCCCAGCCCAGTTCAGGATCTCAGGGCAGAGTATGTTGGGGAGACTTCTGTCAACTTAACATGGACAGTGACTGACAGCAATTCCAGCTCCTACACGTACAGGATAGAGTTTGTAAATGGCTCCTCTGGTGACAACCTGACATCCAGTGCCCCCGAAGTGGCAATCACCCAGTTAGTCCCTGGGACCTTGTACACTTTCACAGTGTTTGCAACAGTGAAGGACAGTCATACAGAAGGAGAAGGAGTGTCCATAGACCTGTACACAA GGCCCAGCCCAGTTCAGGATCTCAGGGCAGAGTATGTTGGGGAGACTTCTGTCAACTTAACATGGACAGTGACTGACAGCAATTCCAGCTCCTACACGTACAGGATAGAGTTTGTAAATGGCTCCTCTGGTGACAACCTGACATCCAGTGCCCCCGAAGCGGCAATCACCCAGTTAGTGCCTGGGACCTTGTACACTTTCACAGTGTTTGCAGGAGTGAATGGCAGTCATACAGAAGGGAAAGGAGTGTCCATAGACCTGTACACAA GGCCCAGCCCAGTTCAGGATCTCAGGGCAGAGTATGTTGGAGAGACTTCTGTCAACTTAACATGGACAGTGACTGACAGCAATTCCAGCTCCTACACGTACAGGATAGAGTTTGTAAATGGCTTCTCTGGTGACAACCTGACATCCAGTGCCCCCGAAGCGGCAATCACCCAGTTAGTCCCTGGGACCTTGTACACTTTCACAGTGTTTGCAGGAGTGAATGGCAGTCATACAGAAGGAGAAGGAGTGTCCATAGACCTGTACACAA GGCCCAGCCCAGTTCAGGATCTCAGGGCAGAGTATGTTGGAGAGACTTCTGTCAACTTAACATGGACAGTGACTGACAGCAATTCCAGCTCCTACACGTACAGGATAGAGTTTGTAAATGGCTTCTCTGGTGACAACCTGACATCCAGTGCCCCTGAAGCGGCAATCACCCAGTTAATCCCTGGGACCTTGTACACTTTCACAGTGTTTGCAGGAGTGAATGGCAGTCATACAGAAGGGAAAGGAGTGTCCATAGACCTGTACACAA CTCCTGCCTCAGTGAATGCACTTCAGTGTGAACCAGTGGCCAAGCAACCTTCCCTAGTGCTGAAATGGAAATGTCCTTTTGGTAACAATGCTGGCTTCACAATTAAAATATCTAAGGACAAATGGataagagaagaaaatgctCCACTCTGCATCAGTGAAGGCTTGGAGAGTAACTTCAGCATCACATCTTTATCTTATTTCAGCACCTATAATGTTACTATTGTAACTCTTTCAAGTGGTTCTGGTGTAAGCCCTGAAGTTCATGCAATGTGCAACACAAGCATTACTG ACCCACCTGCTCCAAGAGAACATCCTGTAGTGAAGGCAGTCAGTCACAGCTCGTTGTCTGTTGAATTCTCTGATTTTGAGTCGGTGAATGGACCATTAAAAGCCTATGCAGTAATGATCACAACAGGGCAAG aTTGTGAGTCTTTGGAGTCTAAATTGAGCAACACATACCAAGATTTCAAGAAGAAGACCACAGTTGCCTATGTGACATATGTCATAAATACAGACCAGACAAAGTTACCTGCTTTCCATTCTGAGAATGGCACAAACATTGTTCATGTGGGCGATGGGATCAAAGTGTACGGCTATGAGAATGGACCCTTGATTCCGCTTCATTCATACAG GGCAAGTGTTGCAGGTTTCACTAGTATAACTTTTACCACAGCCGAAATCATTGTGGGAGAAGAGAGTTATGTGACTTTTTCACCTTGCTCTGAGGCAGTTTTGCTACCCCAAGATCCAG GTGTTGTTGCTGGAGCTGTCATTGGATGCCTTTTAGGTGTATTTGCTGTAGCAGCTATAGGGGGTTTCATattctggagaaggagaag CAAAGATAAAAGAAATACTGACATGTCCTTTTCTCCAATAAA ATCAAAACTGATTAAAGTGGAGAACTTTGAGTCCTACTTTAAGAAGCAGCAAGCTGACTCCAACTGTGGGTTTGCTGAAGAGTATGAG GAACTCAAGTCTGTTGGCATTCATCAGCCTAAATTTGCTGCTGAACTTGCTgagaacaggggaaaaaatagataCAACAATGTCTTACCAT ATGATATTTCTCGTGTGAAACTTTTGGATCAAAGCTCTGTAACTGGTGATTATATCAATGCAAACTATATGCCT GGCTACAACTCCAAGAAGGCTTTTATTGCTGCACAGGGTCCTTTGCCCAATACAATAGAAGACTTCTGGCGCATGATTTGGGAGAAGAACATCTACTCCATTGTTATGTTGACCAAGTGTGTTGAACAAGCCCGG ACAAAATGTGAGCAGTACTGGCCAGACGAACAGTCCAAGAGCTATGGTGACATTATTGTGACAATGGTTTCAGAGATTGTGCTTCCAGAATGGACAATAAGGGACTTCACTGTAGAAAAG TCCAACACACCAGAGAGCCACACTGTGCGTCAGTTCCACTTCACCTCCTGGCCAGATCACGGAGTGCCAGAGACAACAGACCTTCTCATCAACTTCAGACACCTTGTTCATGAGTACAGCAGTCAGAATCCAATTGACTCCCCTACGCTGGtgcactgcag TGCTGGCGTTGGGAGGACAGGGACGTTCATCGCCATTGACCGCCTGATCCagcagatggagatggagagcaCTGTGGATGTGTACGGGGTGGTGTACGACCTTCGCATGCACCGGCCGCTGATGGTGCAGACTGAG GACCAGTATGTCTTCCTGAACCAGTGTGTTATGGATATTATTAGATCCCAGAAAGACAAGAAAACTGATCTTATTTACCAAAACATGACAGCAATGGCAATCTATGAGAATGTCacacctgggccaggctttggGAAGGCCAATGGCTACCACGCATAG
- the PTPRJ gene encoding receptor-type tyrosine-protein phosphatase eta isoform X1, with the protein MRRLLLLLLLPCLLLLLLPTEVRSTTACTENCSSKDVTADTGTSSNDNLAVNSVSGNKVSGGGRWTRALADGAISDQDSVAGPSPVQDLRAEYIGETSVNLTWTVTDNSSSSYTYRIEFVNGFSGDNLTSSAPEAAITQLVPGTLYTFRVFSRVNDSEIEKGASIDLYTRPSPVQDLRAEYVGETSVNLTWTVTDSNSSSYTYRIEFVNGFSGDNLTSSAPEAAITQLVPGTLYTFTVFAGVNGSHTEGKGVSIDLYTRPSPVQDLRAEYVGETSVNLTWTVTDSNSSSYTYRIEFVNGSSGDNLTSSAPEAAITQLVPGTLYTFTVFAAVKDSHTEGEGVSIDLYTRPSPVQDLRAEYVGETSVNLTWTVTDSNSSSYTYRIEFVNGSSGDNLTSSAPEVAITQLVPGTLYTFTVFATVKDSHTEGEGVSIDLYTRPSPVQDLRAEYVGETSVNLTWTVTDSNSSSYTYRIEFVNGSSGDNLTSSAPEAAITQLVPGTLYTFTVFAGVNGSHTEGKGVSIDLYTRPSPVQDLRAEYVGETSVNLTWTVTDSNSSSYTYRIEFVNGFSGDNLTSSAPEAAITQLVPGTLYTFTVFAGVNGSHTEGEGVSIDLYTRPSPVQDLRAEYVGETSVNLTWTVTDSNSSSYTYRIEFVNGFSGDNLTSSAPEAAITQLIPGTLYTFTVFAGVNGSHTEGKGVSIDLYTTPASVNALQCEPVAKQPSLVLKWKCPFGNNAGFTIKISKDKWIREENAPLCISEGLESNFSITSLSYFSTYNVTIVTLSSGSGVSPEVHAMCNTSITDPPAPREHPVVKAVSHSSLSVEFSDFESVNGPLKAYAVMITTGQDCESLESKLSNTYQDFKKKTTVAYVTYVINTDQTKLPAFHSENGTNIVHVGDGIKVYGYENGPLIPLHSYRASVAGFTSITFTTAEIIVGEESYVTFSPCSEAVLLPQDPGVVAGAVIGCLLGVFAVAAIGGFIFWRRRSKDKRNTDMSFSPIKSKLIKVENFESYFKKQQADSNCGFAEEYEELKSVGIHQPKFAAELAENRGKNRYNNVLPYDISRVKLLDQSSVTGDYINANYMPGYNSKKAFIAAQGPLPNTIEDFWRMIWEKNIYSIVMLTKCVEQARTKCEQYWPDEQSKSYGDIIVTMVSEIVLPEWTIRDFTVEKSNTPESHTVRQFHFTSWPDHGVPETTDLLINFRHLVHEYSSQNPIDSPTLVHCSAGVGRTGTFIAIDRLIQQMEMESTVDVYGVVYDLRMHRPLMVQTEDQYVFLNQCVMDIIRSQKDKKTDLIYQNMTAMAIYENVTPGPGFGKANGYHA; encoded by the exons gTCAGATCTACAACTGCCT GCACTGAGAACTGCAGCTCAAAAGATGTAACTGCAGATACAGGAACCAGTAGCAATGATAATTTAGCAGTGAACTCTGTAAGTGGGAACAAAGTCTCTGGAGGTGGAAGATGGACCAGGGCTCTAGCTGATGGGGCAATAAGCGATCAGGACAGCGTGGCAG GGCCCAGCCCAGTTCAGGATCTCAGGGCAGAGTATATTGGGGAGACATCTGTCAACTTAACATGGACAGTGACTGACAACAGTTCCAGCTCCTACACGTACAGGATAGAGTTTGTAAATGGCTTCTCTGGTGACAACCTGACATCCAGTGCCCCCGAAGCGGCAATCACCCAGTTAGTCCCTGGGACCTTGTACACTTTCAGGGTGTTTTCAAGAGTGAATGACAGTGAGATTGAAAAAGGAGCCTCCATAGACCTGTACACAA GGCCCAGCCCAGTTCAGGATCTCAGGGCAGAGTATGTTGGAGAGACTTCTGTCAACTTAACATGGACAGTGACTGACAGCAATTCCAGCTCCTACACATACAGGATAGAGTTTGTAAATGGCTTCTCTGGTGACAACCTGACATCCAGTGCCCCCGAAGCAGCAATCACCCAGTTAGTCCCTGGGACCTTGTACACTTTCACAGTGTTTGCAGGAGTGAATGGCAGTCATACAGAAGGGAAAGGAGTGTCCATAGACCTGTACACAA GGCCCAGCCCAGTTCAGGATCTCAGGGCAGAGTATGTTGGGGAGACTTCTGTCAACTTAACATGGACAGTGACTGACAGCAATTCCAGCTCCTACACGTACAGGATAGAGTTTGTAAATGGCTCCTCTGGTGACAACCTGACATCCAGTGCCCCCGAAGCGGCAATCACCCAGTTAGTCCCTGGGACCTTGTACACTTTCACAGTGTTTGCAGCAGTGAAGGACAGTCATACAGAAGGAGAAGGAGTGTCCATAGACCTTTACACAA GGCCCAGCCCAGTTCAGGATCTCAGGGCAGAGTATGTTGGGGAGACTTCTGTCAACTTAACATGGACAGTGACTGACAGCAATTCCAGCTCCTACACGTACAGGATAGAGTTTGTAAATGGCTCCTCTGGTGACAACCTGACATCCAGTGCCCCCGAAGTGGCAATCACCCAGTTAGTCCCTGGGACCTTGTACACTTTCACAGTGTTTGCAACAGTGAAGGACAGTCATACAGAAGGAGAAGGAGTGTCCATAGACCTGTACACAA GGCCCAGCCCAGTTCAGGATCTCAGGGCAGAGTATGTTGGGGAGACTTCTGTCAACTTAACATGGACAGTGACTGACAGCAATTCCAGCTCCTACACGTACAGGATAGAGTTTGTAAATGGCTCCTCTGGTGACAACCTGACATCCAGTGCCCCCGAAGCGGCAATCACCCAGTTAGTGCCTGGGACCTTGTACACTTTCACAGTGTTTGCAGGAGTGAATGGCAGTCATACAGAAGGGAAAGGAGTGTCCATAGACCTGTACACAA GGCCCAGCCCAGTTCAGGATCTCAGGGCAGAGTATGTTGGAGAGACTTCTGTCAACTTAACATGGACAGTGACTGACAGCAATTCCAGCTCCTACACGTACAGGATAGAGTTTGTAAATGGCTTCTCTGGTGACAACCTGACATCCAGTGCCCCCGAAGCGGCAATCACCCAGTTAGTCCCTGGGACCTTGTACACTTTCACAGTGTTTGCAGGAGTGAATGGCAGTCATACAGAAGGAGAAGGAGTGTCCATAGACCTGTACACAA GGCCCAGCCCAGTTCAGGATCTCAGGGCAGAGTATGTTGGAGAGACTTCTGTCAACTTAACATGGACAGTGACTGACAGCAATTCCAGCTCCTACACGTACAGGATAGAGTTTGTAAATGGCTTCTCTGGTGACAACCTGACATCCAGTGCCCCTGAAGCGGCAATCACCCAGTTAATCCCTGGGACCTTGTACACTTTCACAGTGTTTGCAGGAGTGAATGGCAGTCATACAGAAGGGAAAGGAGTGTCCATAGACCTGTACACAA CTCCTGCCTCAGTGAATGCACTTCAGTGTGAACCAGTGGCCAAGCAACCTTCCCTAGTGCTGAAATGGAAATGTCCTTTTGGTAACAATGCTGGCTTCACAATTAAAATATCTAAGGACAAATGGataagagaagaaaatgctCCACTCTGCATCAGTGAAGGCTTGGAGAGTAACTTCAGCATCACATCTTTATCTTATTTCAGCACCTATAATGTTACTATTGTAACTCTTTCAAGTGGTTCTGGTGTAAGCCCTGAAGTTCATGCAATGTGCAACACAAGCATTACTG ACCCACCTGCTCCAAGAGAACATCCTGTAGTGAAGGCAGTCAGTCACAGCTCGTTGTCTGTTGAATTCTCTGATTTTGAGTCGGTGAATGGACCATTAAAAGCCTATGCAGTAATGATCACAACAGGGCAAG aTTGTGAGTCTTTGGAGTCTAAATTGAGCAACACATACCAAGATTTCAAGAAGAAGACCACAGTTGCCTATGTGACATATGTCATAAATACAGACCAGACAAAGTTACCTGCTTTCCATTCTGAGAATGGCACAAACATTGTTCATGTGGGCGATGGGATCAAAGTGTACGGCTATGAGAATGGACCCTTGATTCCGCTTCATTCATACAG GGCAAGTGTTGCAGGTTTCACTAGTATAACTTTTACCACAGCCGAAATCATTGTGGGAGAAGAGAGTTATGTGACTTTTTCACCTTGCTCTGAGGCAGTTTTGCTACCCCAAGATCCAG GTGTTGTTGCTGGAGCTGTCATTGGATGCCTTTTAGGTGTATTTGCTGTAGCAGCTATAGGGGGTTTCATattctggagaaggagaag CAAAGATAAAAGAAATACTGACATGTCCTTTTCTCCAATAAA ATCAAAACTGATTAAAGTGGAGAACTTTGAGTCCTACTTTAAGAAGCAGCAAGCTGACTCCAACTGTGGGTTTGCTGAAGAGTATGAG GAACTCAAGTCTGTTGGCATTCATCAGCCTAAATTTGCTGCTGAACTTGCTgagaacaggggaaaaaatagataCAACAATGTCTTACCAT ATGATATTTCTCGTGTGAAACTTTTGGATCAAAGCTCTGTAACTGGTGATTATATCAATGCAAACTATATGCCT GGCTACAACTCCAAGAAGGCTTTTATTGCTGCACAGGGTCCTTTGCCCAATACAATAGAAGACTTCTGGCGCATGATTTGGGAGAAGAACATCTACTCCATTGTTATGTTGACCAAGTGTGTTGAACAAGCCCGG ACAAAATGTGAGCAGTACTGGCCAGACGAACAGTCCAAGAGCTATGGTGACATTATTGTGACAATGGTTTCAGAGATTGTGCTTCCAGAATGGACAATAAGGGACTTCACTGTAGAAAAG TCCAACACACCAGAGAGCCACACTGTGCGTCAGTTCCACTTCACCTCCTGGCCAGATCACGGAGTGCCAGAGACAACAGACCTTCTCATCAACTTCAGACACCTTGTTCATGAGTACAGCAGTCAGAATCCAATTGACTCCCCTACGCTGGtgcactgcag TGCTGGCGTTGGGAGGACAGGGACGTTCATCGCCATTGACCGCCTGATCCagcagatggagatggagagcaCTGTGGATGTGTACGGGGTGGTGTACGACCTTCGCATGCACCGGCCGCTGATGGTGCAGACTGAG GACCAGTATGTCTTCCTGAACCAGTGTGTTATGGATATTATTAGATCCCAGAAAGACAAGAAAACTGATCTTATTTACCAAAACATGACAGCAATGGCAATCTATGAGAATGTCacacctgggccaggctttggGAAGGCCAATGGCTACCACGCATAG